The genomic stretch TGCTCCTCGTCGCCCAGCGGCTCCAGCGCCCCCCCGTGCGAGGTCCAGTGGACGAGGTCGGGCGAGGACAACACCTCGAAGGCCCGCTGCCCGGCCTTGCCGTTGAGACCGGTGCCGTAGGCGTAGTACGTGCCGTCCACCAGGAGTACGAAGGGGTCGGCAAAGTTGCCGGGATACAGGGGGTCTTGCGGCAGTGGGCCGGAGTGAAGGGTATGGGTCATCGGTGGTGCCTTTCGGGAGTCAGGGCGTCGGCGCCCGCTGCGGGGTCAGGGTCGGTCCCGCCACCGTCACCTTGCCGCCCGCGAAGGTGATGGGATCGAGCCGCAGGCTGCGGTATCCCGCCGCGTCGCCGATCCGCCCGGCGGTCCAGGCGTGGTAGGCGAGCCAGGTTTTCCCGGCGCCGTCCGTCACGACCGTCTGGTGCCCGGGTCCCGCCACCGCGCCCTTGCTGACGAGGATGGGGTTCTCGGGGGCCTTGCGGTACGGCCCGGTAATGCGGCTGGCCGTCGCGTAGCCCACCGCGTAATACTCGCTGTCGAACGGCCCGCCCGAGTACAGCAGGTAGTACACGCCGCCCTGGCGGTAAAGGGTCGGCGCCTCGATCACGTTCCCCTCCCAGAGCTGGAAGTTCTGGATCAGGGCGGTCGCCTTGCCGGTCAGCCGCAGGCCGGTCGCGTCGAGGGGTTGCAGGTAGATGTGGGTGGCCTGGTTGCAACAGTTGCCGTCGTTCTTCCACAGCAGGTAGCGCTGGCCGTCGGTGTCGAGGAAGGGGCTGGCGTCGATGCTCCCGCCCTCCCCTACCTGGCAGACGAGCGGCTTGCCCGAACTGTCCCTGAAGGGCCCGGCGGGCGAGGTCGCCGTCGCCGCGCCGATGCACTGCCGC from Deinococcus aerius encodes the following:
- a CDS encoding glycoside hydrolase family 43 protein is translated as MSRALALTLGALLAPPGMLAGGSGPAVTRPAAPTTFRNPVIDENFPDPFILKVGNTYHAYATNSANANVPHAVSRDLVRWEFVGDAMPVLGTWAQGGRTWAPEVARVGNRYVLYYTAQDEDSGRQCIGAATATSPAGPFRDSSGKPLVCQVGEGGSIDASPFLDTDGQRYLLWKNDGNCCNQATHIYLQPLDATGLRLTGKATALIQNFQLWEGNVIEAPTLYRQGGVYYLLYSGGPFDSEYYAVGYATASRITGPYRKAPENPILVSKGAVAGPGHQTVVTDGAGKTWLAYHAWTAGRIGDAAGYRSLRLDPITFAGGKVTVAGPTLTPQRAPTP